The proteins below come from a single Caloenas nicobarica isolate bCalNic1 chromosome 23, bCalNic1.hap1, whole genome shotgun sequence genomic window:
- the DNAJC8 gene encoding dnaJ homolog subfamily C member 8, whose translation MAAAAGEPVAGGAAEEAFLTFYSEVKQIEKRDSVLTSKNQIDRLTRPGSSYFNLNPFEVLQVDPEATDEEIKKRFRQLSILVHPDKNQDDADRAQKAFEAVDKAYKLLLDQEQKKRALDVIQAGKEYVEHTVKEKKKQLKKDGKPPTVEEDDPEVFKQAVYKQTMKLFAELEIKRKEREAKEMHERKRQREEEIEAQEKAKREREWQKNFEESRDGRVDSWRNFQANTKGKKEKKNRTFLRPPKVKMEQRE comes from the exons atggcggcggcggcgggggagccTGTGGCGGGGGGCGCTGCCGAGGAGGCGTTTCTCACCTTTTACAGCGAG GTAAAGCAAATTGAGAAACGAGATTCTGTCTTAACATCCAAAAACCAAATTGACAGGCTGACCCGACCTGGATCTTCCTATTTCAACTTGAACCCTTTCGAG GTGCTGCAGGTGGATCCTGAAGCCACAGATGAAGAGATAAAGAAAAGATTCCGGCAG TTGTCAATTTTGGTGCATCCAGACAAAAATCAAGATGATgcagacagagcccagaaggCATTTGAAG CTGTAGATAAAGCGTACAAGTTGCTGCTGGATCAGGAGCAAAAGAAGAGGGCCTTGGATGTCATACAGGCAGGAAAAGAATACGTGGAACACACG gtgaaagaaaaaaagaagcagttgAAGAAGGATGGAAAACCTCCCACTGTAGAAGAGGATGATCCTGAAGTT ttcAAACAAGCTGTATACAAGCAGACGATGAAGCTCTTTGCTGAACTGGAAattaagaggaaagaaagagaagcaaaagaaatgcaCGAAAG GAAGCggcagagggaagaggaaatTGAGGCACAAGAGAAAGCCAAACGAGAGCGAGAATGGCAGAAGAACTTTGAG GAAAGTCGGGATGGTCGTGTGGACAGCTGGAGAAATTTCCAGGCGAATacaaaggggaagaaagaaaagaaaaacaggaccTTCCTGAGACCTCCCAAAGTAAAAATGGAGCAGCGCGAATGA
- the ATP5IF1 gene encoding ATPase inhibitor, mitochondrial encodes MAAVAALRGGLRGALLAQQQRWSSGSGADQLGELGKGAGKGGGGGGAIREAGGAFGKKQAAEEERYFREKEREQLSALRKHHEEEIDHHKKEIERLQKEIERHKSKIKQLKDD; translated from the exons ATGGCGGCCGTGGCGGCGCTGAGGGGCGGCCTGCGCGGGGCCCTGCTGGCGCAGCAGCAGCGCTGGAGCTCGGGCTCGGGCGCCGACCAG CTCGGCGAGCTGGGCAAAGGCGCCGGGAagggcggcggaggcggcggcgccaTCCGGGAGGCCGGGGGCGCCTTCGGGAAGAAGCAGGCGGCTGAGGAGGAGCGGTACTTCAG ggagaaggagagggagcAGCTCTCGGCCCTGCGGAAACACCACGAGGAGGAGATCGACCACCACAAGAAGGAGATCGAGCGGCTGCAGAAGGAGATCGAGCGCCACAAGTCCAAGATCAAGCAGCTCAAAGATGACTAA
- the PTAFR gene encoding platelet-activating factor receptor isoform X2, translating into MVNLTVADLLFLVTMPMWIVYYHHHGDWIMPEFLCNVAGCLFFVNTYSSVAFLMVITYNRYQAVTNPIKAAQFTTQRRGIYLAAAIWIIIVGSSLYYLFDNNTNQEEIDSKNFTRCFERYDSSGSVSAVLAIHVIICVLFYIIFFFILGWNVVIIRTLFSKTAQPRRSAHVKQRALWMVCTVLAVFIISFVPHHIVHLPWTLTVLEQWRKEDCQLRQQLNDAHQVTLCLLSMNCVLDPIIYCFLTKKFQKHLSENLKSMKGSRKCSRQTTDTVIEGTIHQEDAIRI; encoded by the coding sequence ATGGTGAACCTGACAGTAGCCGACCTGCTCTTCTTGGTTACGATGCCGATGTGGATTGTTTACTACCATCACCATGGGGACTGGATCATGCCCGAGTTCCTCTGTAATGTGGCTGGCTGTTTATTTTTCGTTAACACCTACTCTTCTGTTGCCTTTCTGATGGTCATCACATACAACCGTTACCAGGCTGTGACTAATCCCATCAAAGCTGCTCAGTTCACCACCCAGAGAAGAGGTATCTACTTAGCAGCAGCTATCTGGATCATAATAGTGGGCAGCTCTCTGTATTACCTTTTTGACAATAATACTAATCAGGAGGAGATCGATTCAAAGAATTTCACCCGGTGCTTTGAGCGCTACGACTCTTCCGGCAGCGTTTCAGCCGTTCTCGCCATTCACGTCATCATCTGTGTCCTCTTCtatatcattttcttttttatactAGGCTGGAACGTCGTCATTATCAGGACACTGTTCTCCAAAACAGCGCAACCGCGGAGGAGCGCTCACGTCAAGCAAAGGGCGCTCTGGATGGTTTGCACGGTGCTGGCCGTGTTCATCATCAGCTTTGTACCTCACCACATAGTTCACCTGCCCTGGACCCTGACGGTTCTGGAGCAGTGGAGGAAAGAAGATTGTCAGCTGCGCCAACAACTCAATGACGCTCACCAGGTGACGTTGTGCCTCTTGAGTATGAACTGCGTGCTGGACCCCATCATCTACTGCTTCCTCACAAAGAAGTTCCAGAAGCATCTTTCGGAAAACCTGAAAAGCATGAAAGGGAGTCGCAAGTGCTCCAGGCAAACCACGGACACCGTGATCGAGGGCACCATTCACCAAGAGGATGCCATCAGGATCTAG
- the PTAFR gene encoding platelet-activating factor receptor isoform X1: MSEKGKAGAEGSAASYISCHIDSEFRYNLFTVFYSIIFILGFVANCYVLWIFSRIYPTKKLNEIKIFMVNLTVADLLFLVTMPMWIVYYHHHGDWIMPEFLCNVAGCLFFVNTYSSVAFLMVITYNRYQAVTNPIKAAQFTTQRRGIYLAAAIWIIIVGSSLYYLFDNNTNQEEIDSKNFTRCFERYDSSGSVSAVLAIHVIICVLFYIIFFFILGWNVVIIRTLFSKTAQPRRSAHVKQRALWMVCTVLAVFIISFVPHHIVHLPWTLTVLEQWRKEDCQLRQQLNDAHQVTLCLLSMNCVLDPIIYCFLTKKFQKHLSENLKSMKGSRKCSRQTTDTVIEGTIHQEDAIRI; the protein is encoded by the coding sequence ATGTCTGAAAAGGGTAAAGCTGGTGCGGAAGGTAGTGCTGCTTCCTACATTTCATGCCACATCGACTCTGAGTTTCGCTACAACCTCTTCACCGTTTTCTACAGCATCATTTTCATCCTGGGCTTTGTTGCCAACTGCTACGTGCTCTGGATTTTCAGCCGTATCTACCCCACCAAGAAACTCAATGAAATCAAGATATTCATGGTGAACCTGACAGTAGCCGACCTGCTCTTCTTGGTTACGATGCCGATGTGGATTGTTTACTACCATCACCATGGGGACTGGATCATGCCCGAGTTCCTCTGTAATGTGGCTGGCTGTTTATTTTTCGTTAACACCTACTCTTCTGTTGCCTTTCTGATGGTCATCACATACAACCGTTACCAGGCTGTGACTAATCCCATCAAAGCTGCTCAGTTCACCACCCAGAGAAGAGGTATCTACTTAGCAGCAGCTATCTGGATCATAATAGTGGGCAGCTCTCTGTATTACCTTTTTGACAATAATACTAATCAGGAGGAGATCGATTCAAAGAATTTCACCCGGTGCTTTGAGCGCTACGACTCTTCCGGCAGCGTTTCAGCCGTTCTCGCCATTCACGTCATCATCTGTGTCCTCTTCtatatcattttcttttttatactAGGCTGGAACGTCGTCATTATCAGGACACTGTTCTCCAAAACAGCGCAACCGCGGAGGAGCGCTCACGTCAAGCAAAGGGCGCTCTGGATGGTTTGCACGGTGCTGGCCGTGTTCATCATCAGCTTTGTACCTCACCACATAGTTCACCTGCCCTGGACCCTGACGGTTCTGGAGCAGTGGAGGAAAGAAGATTGTCAGCTGCGCCAACAACTCAATGACGCTCACCAGGTGACGTTGTGCCTCTTGAGTATGAACTGCGTGCTGGACCCCATCATCTACTGCTTCCTCACAAAGAAGTTCCAGAAGCATCTTTCGGAAAACCTGAAAAGCATGAAAGGGAGTCGCAAGTGCTCCAGGCAAACCACGGACACCGTGATCGAGGGCACCATTCACCAAGAGGATGCCATCAGGATCTAG